One Pirellulales bacterium genomic window, CCCAAGCGCTTCCGCTGGTCGACGAACAGCAGCGCCCCTTGCGCTATCAGATCTTTCCGGTGGCCGCTGCTAGCAGTGCTGGCAAATGATTTCGCTCCTGCCCGCATCGCCAGGACGCTCTCATCACTGATATTGTCCGGAGCTTTCCAGTGACGTAGACTGCCCCTTCAACCGCGTCAGCGGTCCGGCGGATCATGGAAGTATCGCCCGGTAGCGAGAGCAGCATCGAATGGAAGCGAGCCTCAACGTTCGAACAGGTAACACGGCAGGATTTGACGCGCGGCGGGCGGCAAACGACGTCGAGCCGCTGACTTCTTACGAAGGCGTCGCCGAGCAATTGCGCGAAGCCATGTCGCGCACGCAAGGTTGGCTACTCGACCAGCAGCACCCGGACGGCCACTGGGTAGCCGAACTCGAGGGGGACACGATCCTCGAAAGCGAATACCTGTGCGTGTTGGCCTATCTTGGCCGACACCGCACGCCCGTGGCGCGCAAGGCGGCCCAATACATTCTCTCGCGGCAATTGCCCTGTGGCGGTTGGACGCTGTATCCCGGCGGCAGGATGGACATCAGCGGCAGCGTGAAGGCCTATTTCTCGCTGAAGATGACCGGCCACGACCCGGAAGCGGAGTACATGCAGCGGGCCCGCAAGGCGATTCTCGCCAATGGCGGCGCCGATGCGGTGAATAGCTTCACGCGGTTTTACTTGGCGCTCTTGGGCCAGATCTCTTACGACGAGTGCCCGGCCGTGCCACCCGAGGTGATGCTGCTGCCGCGCTGGTTCCCGATCAATCTGTACTCGGTCAGCGCCTGGACGCGGACGATGCTCGTGCCGCTGTCGGTGATGTCGGCCTGTCAACCGGTCGCGAAACTGGATCCCGAACTGGGTATCCGCGAGTTGTTCCTGAACGGCCCGGAAAATCTCCCTCCGGTGCGCTGCCCCGGCCTGAAAGGGGGTACCGGCCTGTTTAGCTGGGACCGCTTCTTCCGCCTGACCGACAAGGCGATGCATTTTTGCCAGCGCTGGAACTTGTTGCCGCGGCGCAAGAAGGCTCTCGAAGCCGCGAAGCAATGGATGCTGGAACGCTTTCACGGTAGCGACGGGCTTGGCGCGATCTTTCCGCCCATGATCTGGAGCATCGTGGCGCTACGCTGCCTGGGCTACACGGATGATTCGCCGGAATTGAAGTATTGCTACGAGCGGCTCGATGGCCTGTTGATCGAAGAAGGAGACATGATCCGGCTGCAACCCTGCAAGTCGCCGGTGTGGGATACGTCGATCACGCTGCGTGCCTTGGCCGCCAGCGGGCTATCGGCACAGCACGAGGCTTTCACCTCGGGCATTCGCTGGCTGCTCGACCGACAAATACGACAAGAAGGTGACTGGGCCAAAACCACGCGCGCCGAACCAGGCGGCTGGTGCTTTGAATACGCCAACTCGCATTATCCCGACCTCGACGATACGGCGATGGTGCTGATGGCGCTCGAGGAACAGTTCGCCTCGCTGCCGACATCGACCAGTGGCGTCGCGAGCACACGTTTCGCATCGCAAAAAGCTTCGAGCCGCGACGATGCCAGTCCGACGTTGGAGGAAACCACCGCGGCGATCGAGCGCGGCAGCCAATGGGTCGTCGCGATGCAGAATCGCGATGGCGGCTGGGGAGCCTTCGACCGCGA contains:
- a CDS encoding terpene cyclase/mutase family protein produces the protein MEASLNVRTGNTAGFDARRAANDVEPLTSYEGVAEQLREAMSRTQGWLLDQQHPDGHWVAELEGDTILESEYLCVLAYLGRHRTPVARKAAQYILSRQLPCGGWTLYPGGRMDISGSVKAYFSLKMTGHDPEAEYMQRARKAILANGGADAVNSFTRFYLALLGQISYDECPAVPPEVMLLPRWFPINLYSVSAWTRTMLVPLSVMSACQPVAKLDPELGIRELFLNGPENLPPVRCPGLKGGTGLFSWDRFFRLTDKAMHFCQRWNLLPRRKKALEAAKQWMLERFHGSDGLGAIFPPMIWSIVALRCLGYTDDSPELKYCYERLDGLLIEEGDMIRLQPCKSPVWDTSITLRALAASGLSAQHEAFTSGIRWLLDRQIRQEGDWAKTTRAEPGGWCFEYANSHYPDLDDTAMVLMALEEQFASLPTSTSGVASTRFASQKASSRDDASPTLEETTAAIERGSQWVVAMQNRDGGWGAFDRDNDREFLCYVPFADHNAMIDPSTPDLSARVLESLGQLGHRVGQPAVDRAVAYLRRTQESDGAWFGRWGVNYIYGTWQVLNGMAAVGVPGDDPAMQAGARWLLIYQQENGGWGESPDSYADPSLRGQGVVTASQTAWAVSGLVAAGLHDHPAVLRGIRYLIETQRDDGTWDEPEYTGTGFPQVFYLRYHWYPIYFPLMALAQWSKAMGTSGRVDLPSLNATAAA